The DNA window CTGTTTGTAAAATGGACCCTCTTTAGTTTGTTGTCAGTCTTATTAACGAAACAAAATTACTGTCgctgtccttttttaaaaatcaggtATGCTGTAGCTGTTAAACATTCGAGTAATGCATTAAAATTTACACTCTTTCGCTCACCCAGATGATGCAGTCACGTGACATGCCGTAGAGTCGAACGCTGTcgtaaataaacacaaatgtcgTGAATGTATCGTTTTCTTCTGAACTTTCGAAGCAAATTTGCACTTCTGTCGCGACCGCCACCTGTTTAACAGCTGGGGACGTTTCAGCGACTACAAAGGTAATTTTTCCTCAGTAAATAGCCAAGATGTTGATCTTTGAATTGTTGCTATTTTATCGAGAATAAATTCTGAACTCAATTGTGGCGTTTAATAGAGTTTGCGGCTTGCTACGGTATTTTTGTGGCGTGACCGTTAATCTGCAATTAAAAGCGGCATTAAAAGTGTAACATTCTCTTAAGCAAGTTATGTTTTATTTGTCCTATGACGACTAATTGTTATGGCTGTTTTGTTTTCGCATTCATGGGCAAAAACGAtgctgtttttaattatttggtAGACGTCAAGACATTTGGCAAATACACATTACAGCAACAGTTGTTTAACTAGTCTAATGTTATGCAGCGTAAATTTATGCCactaaaaccaaataaaacattaaatttatTCTTCCGCTTCTCAACAGTTTCCTCTAAATGACAGAGGTACTTTTGTGTCGTTGCAGGTAAACGTGGAGTGTAATTATGGTTCTCTGCCAGTCTGTGATCAACCTTAGAGATAGTTTTTACAACAATCCTCCAAAGGCAACGTTTTTGTTGTGTCTGCTGAGTTTGgctttttcattcatttgccTCAGCTATTACACTTACACTCACATTCTTCCGAACCCCGACACCACAAAGGTATGGACTCACCTAAGAGCTTCTCATTGTTACATCATGTCGAAGCTGATTAAACATATTTCAATAATACACTTCAACTTTTCTGCAGGACTGGAATCGTCTCCTCTCATCCTTATCACAGTTCCAGCTGTGTATGAAAGCGACTGCGAGTTCTGAGCTTGTCGCGCCGACTTCCTCTTGGGTGACAAGCAGATACAATTCAAACACCTCTCCAAACGCTCCTGTCATCACTCTGCACCTGAAGGTCCCTCTGGCTGTGACTGCCAATTTGCACAATGACTCACTGGAAGGCCTTGGATTACAAACTACCCTGAGAGCTGAGCAACTGCATCTAGGAGGTTAGATTGCATTGGATTATTCTTCTGTGCATGACCAAAACTTCTGACAGGTATTTTTATTTGTCCCTCAGGTATTGAGCTTGTTAATTTGACTCTGCAGTTTTCATGTGGAGTGGATGGTTATACCTGTCTCACCATAAGTGCGCCAGTGCACATCCTGCCAATTGACATGTAAGTTTAATAACAGGTTTAAAAGTCTCCTCTCTGTGCTTTAATTGATCAGCACCATCTGCTTAAGTACATGAAATTACATGAGTCATATGTACACTCGATAGGCTTCCACCTGACTGCCCCAAGTATGACAAAAACATTTCATACATACAAGTGGAAGCCAGCAACAAGCAGCCCAATGCTCCTCAAACCTGCTACAGCCTAAATTTCAAGAATGACCCTACCCTCACAGTCATGTTGACATGGGTACAGTATGCCACACCGAGCAAGCAATTCATTCAGACGTAGAAAGACAGATACTTTGTTGGCCTCCGGTCAACCATGctcaactttttttcttctttagcaGGAACAAATGGTGTCAGTGCATCATCTGTTGGAAGTCAGTGTGTGTCTACTGGGAATTTGTTGTGTACTCTGTGTAGTTTCCTGCATGAGATTTTCACTTCTGCATCACTACAGTTGGACCAGACAGGATCCATAAAATGTAAGTAATTTCTATTTTGTCACAGTCATTACCTTTATCCAATGATAAGTGTGAATTTGGTCTCTGCATGTAGTTTTGCAAGAATCACCAATGAATTACCTTTTATATCACAGTGTATGAGAAAACTAAAGATACCCTTTTAACCATCAGTTCTCTTTTTGCAGTGGCCCTAGGTTGGCACGTTGgttgtttttcatcatcctCTGCATCACGAGGAACTCAAAAAAAATTGGCCAACAGGAAACAATTACGTGCAGTTCATTATACATGGAAACTGTCCTGCCTGTTTGGGGGTTATGCCATCAAGTTTACAAGAGAAATTGTGTTTACTTGATTCAGAAAGCAACAATGAAGTTGTGAAAACAAGAGTATGTTGTTTTCAAATGCTGTGATGAGGACTGCAAGGAATTAACTTTTTAAAAGATGATCagagttctctctctctttctctctctctatgaaTGTATCTATCTATGGGTTCAGAGCCCAAGTATTGTTTAAATTTTCAGTCTTGCTTAATGCAACCTAAGCTTGAGCTGCATCAACTATGACCATGTTTTTTCCTTGGAAGGTTTTGCATCAAGTTACTTGAAAAGTCCAATACCAAATCAGTGGACCATCTCCATTTTAGGAGATTTGAGTATGAAATATGGCTTTTATGTGGctaatctttattttattggtAGGACCAATGTAAATTACTGTTTGAACACACATTACTGTTTTTCATTCAACATATAGTTTTGTCTTTAATATTTTTTAGTTATCTTTTTGGATATGAAtgcaatatttttaaaatgtgaaaatagtataaatttacagtatttattcCAGGCAATGTCTGGATGTTAAGGTACTTTTTCAGATGGAGGAAGTCTTGTATGTACCGGGTTTAATCTGTTTACAATTAATCATATTGCCATATCTGCAAATATTAAAGGTTAGACTTACCGGTATgttgaataaaaataattaaatgtattatttggGGAATTTGAGGGGATATTCCAGTCCATGGGCTTATGAATCTGATGAAAAATTATCTGAAGTTTTATTATAGAATATTCAAATAGATATATAAATAGAGAAATTAAATGAATTACACTAACCGAGGCACAGAAATATGGTTGAAAGATGAAGGAAGTGAAATATATTAAGGCATTggtttagattttaaaaaattgaaAGTAcagaatatttttgtttttctactgAAGGCAGTATGGTTTCCTGACCATAGACTAATATGCAAAATAAACACCTTTAGTGTGCATTTTTCTGGTAACTGTAcatattttctgtctttattgCCAACATTTTAACATAACATGTACAAATTACGAATGTGACTTGGAATATTACATGTCCAAATCATCTTTCACATAAAGgtaaatctgtttttaacacaaacaaaacaaacaactttactggctttattttttaaaattccctAGACAGAATGGCAATTTGAACAATAGAATACAAAACCTTTTATTCGAATTTACATTCCAGCGAATAAAATTTGACAAACGTAACAAACCTAAAAATATTATTGGAGGGCATTTTTGATTAAGAATAAGGAAAACATTACTATTTTCTTATATCATTACTTCATAATCATATCATTTGTCAGTCTGTCAAAAGAACCTTAAAACGTCTTAAATGTATTGCTTTAAATACAATAGTAGGTGACACATATTCCACTGCTGAGTAAAAGTCACAGACGGACCGACATGATCCGACGGTTACGTACACTTCCAGGCCAATCACGGCGAAGCTTTTATGATGAGCATTTCTATTGGCTGACAACCCGGAAATAGGCGGGAATTGTGCAGCCCCAGAAAAGTATCTTGTGTCGAAATGGTCGGATTTCGCGCGGCCTGGTTGCTTATTTAATGTTATCgaggaaggaagaaaacatAACTTTCTGCAAAGTTGTGTGGATTATGACAACATCGCAAAGCCAGCACAAAGTCGCCACCACACGAAACGGTCTGAATATTTGCAGAAATTGCCTGATGTACTAAGCCTCAACTACATTTCTACTCTATGAAGCTAACACGCTAACGTTAAGGCTACATTATAAACACTGCGTTAAATAGGCGTGCTCCCGGTAGCTACATTAATTTGCTTCACGCAATATAAGGGGTGATGAACACGTTTTACAATGTCGTTAGTTTTGAATCATTACGCTTTATCATGAACGGATATTTTGGCAGAAGCAGGCTATTCTGTTTCGCATAATTATTAGTCTTGAATCTGCCTTTGccttaaaactaaaaaaaagaaaaacgggcCTCCACGTGTTATCCCATATTTTGGGAGGCGGGTGTGATCCGTTTCACTAATGTGTGAATGTTGTCCTTAATGATGCATCCAAATATATCTGTCAGTTTGTGTCTAGCTTGTCAATTGTATAACGTTGCTTTACGCTGCCTTGACAGTGTTCGTCTCTGTAGCATAACAGCTTCATTGGAGCTCCACTGAAacggaggaaagaaaagagcgtTGAAGGGAATCCAGAAGTAATTGTTTGTGGCCATGGCCTACTCCAACTACAGCTCTCTGAGCAGGGCTCAGCTTACGTTCGAATACCTGCACACAAATTCGTAAGTCCTGGTTTCTGATGTTGGCATTACATGACATTACTATGGCTCATATAAAGCGCACCTACTACTAAAGCTACCACCTACTAAATATAAATGCTGGCATGGCAAATGCTTTTGGAAAAGCTTTCTAGTATTCCAGTAGAAAGATTATAATGTGAACATTTAATTTTGCAGGAGAAAGGTTTTCTAGACTTAGACTGGAACAAATGATGTGAGAAATGTTGTCACTGTATAGACTGATTTCATGCTACAATCTACTTTTTTGTGTTCAGATTGATCTAATTTGGTAACTTATGGGTCATTTTTTGATGTAACTGGAGTTTTTGACAGTTGATGGGAACAATATTGGTCATTTCACATTAATGAAGGTGGAACCAGTGGCATTTCCTGACTAACTGGAAAACTCTTTCACTTGAATTTGGAATGATCCACCAAGTTAGTATATTCAGAAAGATGTCGAAGATATCCTGGGCTCGTACACAGAAACCCTGGGAACCTTTCACCACAAGAATAGTGATTATAAATCCTGCTAAACAATACCAATCGATATGAAATGAATAAGTTACAACCCAGCAGATTATATGCacatattgtttttttaatattaaagaaaaaaactcatGAGAattttggtgtgttttcagcACAACCCACGAGTTCTTATTTGGAGCCTTGGCAGAGCTGGTTGACAATTCGAGGTACCCATAATGTTTTTGCTGCAGGCcttatttttaaacattctgTTAATCCAACATCGTTTCTTGAAATATGTCTGCATCTTATTTCTGTCTTATTTCTTTTTACAGAGACGCCAGTGCGACACGAATAGACATTTACACAGGTACTGTATGTCTGGGGGGGTTGTAGATCAGAGAATATAAGCCACTCCTAGTCATTAAATACCTCTTACACTTTTCCATCTGCTGTCAGAAAAAAGACCTGAGTTAAGAGGCGGTAATATGCTTTGTTTTCTGGATGATGGCATTGGAATGGATCCCAGTAAGCTCATCTCACTCTTAAATTTACTTGATTatgtaatgtttgttttttctggggTAAAAATGCTTATCACCTTCCCTTGGTAGATGATGCCACGCATGTCATTCAGTTTGGCAAATCAAGCAAACGCTCACTGGAGTCTACTCAGATTGGCCAGTACGGAAATGGACTTAAATCGTAAGACTGTCATCCATTTTGAGTGCCAAATATTCAAGATCTGTGGTGCACCAAttttaattcttttctttttttaaaaattaatttcaGTGGCTCAATGCGAATTGGGAAAGACTTCATCTTGTTTACAAAAAAGGACAACAAGCTGACATGCCTTTTCCTGTCGAGGACCTttcatgaggaggagggactTGATGAGGTCAGAGTTTAAATTATTGGTCTAGGCC is part of the Takifugu rubripes chromosome 21, fTakRub1.2, whole genome shotgun sequence genome and encodes:
- the LOC101079547 gene encoding LOW QUALITY PROTEIN: transmembrane protein 248 (The sequence of the model RefSeq protein was modified relative to this genomic sequence to represent the inferred CDS: inserted 1 base in 1 codon) — protein: TWSVIMVLCQSVINLRDSFYNNPPKATFLLCLLSLAFSFICLSYYTYTHILPNPDTTKDWNRLLSSLSQFQLCMKATASSELVAPTSSWVTSRYNSNTSPNAPVITLHLKVPLAVTANLHNDSLEGLGLQTTLRAEQLHLGGIELVNLTLQFSCGVDGYTCLTISAPVHILPIDMLPPDCPKYDKNISYIQVEASNKQPNAPQTCYSLNFKNDPTLTVMLTWQEQMVSVHHLLEVSVCLLGICCVLCVVSCMRXFTSASLQLDQTGSIKFLFLQWP